ACTCGGACATCACGACTGCAAAGTTCGAGGATTCGGTGCGTGCTGTCGCGGACGGAACCGCCGCGATGGTCGCCCTGCACAGTGCCGTCCTGCCGATGTTCAACGAGGCGTTGGGTGGCGCCGCCACCACCGACGCCAAGATCGGATGGGCAAACCCCTCCACTGAGGACAGCGTGTCCGTGTGGTCTCCGCCGATGGCGACCTACGCTCCGAAAACGGGCGATGCCGATCGTGAGGCCGCAGCTTTGGACTTCATCGATTACCTCACGGGCGACGGCTACCAGCAGTTCATCGATGAGGCGGCCCTCTTCCCGATCATCGAAGGCGCCAAGGACCCTGCCGGAGCACAGGAGCTGATGATCACGATCAAGGACGCCTACCTCGCTTCGGCGTCGCCCGCGTTCAACTCCAACCTGGTCGGGTTCAACGCGACGTTCGACAAGACCATGGGCCAGGTCATCGCCGGCCAGCTCGATCCCGAAGGTGCCGGTGAACTCAGCCAGCAGCAACTGGAGCAGGGTGCACAGACTGCCGGCTTGCCAGGCTGGTGAGCGAGCGCTTCATGTCGACATCAACCGCTACCAGCGGCACTGCCGCGAAGCGCGGCGGGTCATCCGCCGGGGGTGCGTCATCGACGCATCCCCGGCGGGGCCGGCGCTTCCTCAACCGCCACGCGTGGTGGCCGTATGCTCTTCCGGGTGTGGGCCTGGTGGTCGTCTTCTTCCTCGTTCCATTCCTCCTGAACCTGCGGTTCTCGTTCACGAACTGGTCGAGTTTCACGGACGTCATCACCTGGAACGGACTGCGCAACTTCGAAACGCTCATCGACCAGAACATCTTCTGGCCGTCCGTGCAGGTCACCCTCATCTACGCTGTGACGGCCATGGTCGTGCAGAACGTGGTGAGCCTTCCCCTTGCCTACGCACTGCGGGACACGAACGGGATCAACTCGTTCTTCCGGTCGTTGTTCTTCCTTCCGGTCCTGATCGCTCCGGTCGCGGCCGGATACATCTTCTCCGCGTTGCTCAGCCCAGCCGGGCCCTTGAACGCGGCAGTGGCGGCAGCCATCCCCGGGTTCGATTTCGCGTGGCTCGGGGAGACGTCGACGGCGATCTTCATCGTCGCCGCCGTAGACGCGTGGAAGTGGAGCGGCGTCATCACCCTGGTCTACATCGCCGGCCTCAACGCCATTCCCCAGAGCTTCATCGAAGCCGCACGAATCGATGGGGCCAACCGTCTGCGGGTCTTCCGCAGTATTGAACTGCCATTGCTGGCCCCTGCCGTGACGTTCAACGTCGTGGTCACACTCCTCGGTGCCATCAGCGCCTTCGACATCGTCGTATCCGCGACCGGCGGTGGACCGGGCAACTCGACCACCGTTCTGAACCTCGCGATGTTCCGCCAGTGGGGGGCAGGGTTCTTCGGCACCGCCAGCGCATTGAGCTTGACAGTGGCCGTGCTGGTCATCGTCATTGCACTGCCGCTGGTGTCGTTCCTTCGCAAGCGAGAGGTGGAGATGTGAGCAAGCACCCGACGACGGGGAAGACCGTCAAGTACATCGTCCTGGGGCTATTCGCACTCCCGTGGGTGGTCATCCCGATGTGGATGCTCCTCGTGAACTCGTTCAAGCCCCTCAACGAGGCGACGCAGCTGAAACTGACGTTGCCCGAGAAATGGGCATTCCTCGAGAACTACGCCTACGTCATCGAAAAGGGCAACTATGCGACCGGGCTGACGAACTCCCTGGTCATCGTCGTCCCGACGATGGCCGCCGTCGTGCTGCTCGGGGCGTTGACAGCCTGGGCGTTCGCACGCTCGAAGTCCATGACGATGAAAGTCGCCTACAACGTGACGGTGCTCTCCATACTGCTGCCGCCCGCGTTGCTGCCGACGATCTTCCTTCTGGAGAACATCGGCCTGGGCGGGACCACCGCAGGGTACATCCTGGTCACCATCGCCACACGACTGGGGATCATGGTCTTCCTCGCAACCGGATTCCTGCGGGCCTTTCCCCAAGACCTGGAAGAGGCGGCACAGATCGACGGTGCCTCGCGGCTCGGCACCTTCTGGCACGTCGTGCTTCCCCTTCTGTCTCCCGTGCTGTTCGTGGGCTCCATCCTTCTCGTGATCGGGGTGTGGAACGAGTTCTTCTTCGCTTCCTTCCTGCTCCCCACCGAAGGTCAAGCCACACTTCCGCTGGCGCTTTTCCGGTTCTCTGTCGCGTCCGCCGAATTCGCGTCAATGCGCTGGAACCTGATCTTCGCGCACGTCGTACTCACCTCCATTCCGCTGATCCTGGTCTACTTGATCGTGCAGAAGAAGGTGCTCTCCGGCCTCACCGAAGGTGCGATCAAAGGATGAACCATGTCACTGCCGCCGCGCGGGAGATCCTCCGCGGCGATCCGCTTCTCGGCGCGGCGTTCATCACCGCCGAAGCGCCCCGGAATGCGGCCCCGCTCCTGTCGACGCGCGTTCGGCTCGAGCAGTCTTCGTCGCAGATCGCCGCCGCGAGCGTCCGGGCGACGGCGCTCGGAATCTACGAGCTGAACATCAATGACCGCCCTGTCACACAGTCCGTGCTGAACCCTGGGTGGACCGCGTACGAGTGGCGGCTTCAGTACCAGGAGTTCGACGTCACACACATTGCCGACGATGCTGTCGACGAACTCCGCGTGGAGGCCAAACTGGGCAACGGCTGGTACCGGGGAGATCTCGGGTTCGAAGGCGCGAACGCCAACTATGGCGACGAGATCGCCGTGTGCGCAGTACTGGAGATCACGTATCACGACGGGACGACGCAGCGAATCCGCACCGGCGCAGACTGGGTCGCGCACACGTCGGACACTCCTGCGAACTCGCTCTACAACGGTCAGCGGATCGACGCACGACTGCGAAGCGTGACCGATGCGCTTCCCGTGCGCGAGGTGGACGTCGATCGG
Above is a genomic segment from Microbacterium sp. W4I4 containing:
- a CDS encoding carbohydrate ABC transporter permease, which codes for MSTSTATSGTAAKRGGSSAGGASSTHPRRGRRFLNRHAWWPYALPGVGLVVVFFLVPFLLNLRFSFTNWSSFTDVITWNGLRNFETLIDQNIFWPSVQVTLIYAVTAMVVQNVVSLPLAYALRDTNGINSFFRSLFFLPVLIAPVAAGYIFSALLSPAGPLNAAVAAAIPGFDFAWLGETSTAIFIVAAVDAWKWSGVITLVYIAGLNAIPQSFIEAARIDGANRLRVFRSIELPLLAPAVTFNVVVTLLGAISAFDIVVSATGGGPGNSTTVLNLAMFRQWGAGFFGTASALSLTVAVLVIVIALPLVSFLRKREVEM
- a CDS encoding carbohydrate ABC transporter permease, giving the protein MNSFKPLNEATQLKLTLPEKWAFLENYAYVIEKGNYATGLTNSLVIVVPTMAAVVLLGALTAWAFARSKSMTMKVAYNVTVLSILLPPALLPTIFLLENIGLGGTTAGYILVTIATRLGIMVFLATGFLRAFPQDLEEAAQIDGASRLGTFWHVVLPLLSPVLFVGSILLVIGVWNEFFFASFLLPTEGQATLPLALFRFSVASAEFASMRWNLIFAHVVLTSIPLILVYLIVQKKVLSGLTEGAIKG